A window from Festucalex cinctus isolate MCC-2025b chromosome 4, RoL_Fcin_1.0, whole genome shotgun sequence encodes these proteins:
- the tdrd3 gene encoding tudor domain-containing protein 3 isoform X1, whose protein sequence is MSTLVESLANEGWYLSGEGIAELKGSAENITHEDIIRIALHTDLRPIGRKILPSDINSGRVEKLEGPCVLQLQKLRNISAPKDIESQGGLRMLRLQMTDGHTTCAGLEFKHLTKISLNTPPGTKIKLLGTVLVKNGFLLLDDSKIANLGGEVEHMVEKWELQRSLAKHNRNNIGAEGGPPPFLAFGQKNEKKDEMDSEALDKRKTLQSIVKISDENDEFAKQRTAAIAEVAKGKEGPRVFGGGGNAGTNLSATASRNRDKHRREDRVDRHDNRQDGSYRELVDERALRDIIDMGFNKEAARQALLDNNNNLEVALNSLLSGPSGSRSNSVVTDKPQPRGRGRGRGRFRNDAEEEGGGRPSGPSTLFDFLESKMGVFSIDEPKSQAPQRHENSNWHGSDYYSKEASHSKFSAHNDHRQKKNDRPPRFHRDTDFPKPGQESFSNCKTFQTSSVQQWKGQDRSSRGTPDRQPSDRKETDEHVASCLTPSFTRSKETQQQMESVGSFPQRSRIDDDGGNMAGPFVSRAKDNAPSSKLANTSGNDIIPNPNLNNFRRKGKTDRPDYVVRQKDSGPPKGGSFRTSCDVEMLQGSQFLTGGPFNYHNGDVVPIRTGPIKPNSAPCPNYREQPPKRNTHNNAGPKRKSGLGKGQGPRGSMNNMNVDQTWKPGDQCLALYWEDSKFYHARIDAVHPSGSTAVVVFSDYGNCEEVLLHNLKPVTADILEEDDGYYDSSLEFRRGGDGQPRRTRPTQQYYQPPRARD, encoded by the exons TCCACTTTGGTGGAGTCCCTGGCCAATGAGGGCTG GTACCTCAGTGGTGAAGGCATTGCTGAATTGAAAGGATCTGCTGAGAACATTACACATGAGGATATTATTCGCATTGCGCTTCAT ACTGATCTTAGACCGATTGGAAGAAAAATTCTGCCATCTGATATCAATAGTGGAAGGGTTGAAAAG CTGGAGGGTCCATGTGTTCTCCAGCTGCAGAAGTTGAGGAATATCTCTGCACCAAAAGATATCGAGTCCCAGGGAGGGCTACGAATGCTGCGCCTGCAGATGACAGATGGCCATACCACCTGCGCTGGATTGGAGTTTAAACACCTGACCAAAATCAG ccTTAATACTCCCCCTGGAACAAAAATTAAGCTGCTGGGTACAGTCCTGGTTAAAAATGGGTTTTTGCTCCTTGATGACTCGAAAATTGCTAATCTTGGTGGAGAGGTTGAACACATGGTGGAGAAATGGGAGCTGCAACGT AGTCTGGCCAAACACAACAGAAACAACATCGGAGCAGAAGGTGGGCCGCCACCTTTTTTGGCATTTGGCCAG AAGAATGAAAAGAAGGATGAGATGGACAGTGAAGCACTTGACAAGAGAAAAACCCTTCAGAGTATAGTCAAAATTTCCGATGAGAATGACGAGTTTGCAAAGCAGCGGACGGCAGCTATTGCTGAGGTGGCCAAGGGCAAAGAG GGTCCCCGTGTatttggaggaggaggaaatgcAGGAACCAATTTATCCGCCACTGCTTCACGGAACCGTGACAAGCATAGGCGGGAAGACAGGGTTGATAGACATGACAACAGACAAGATGGAAGCTATCGAGAGCTG GTGGATGAGCGTGCCCTAAGAGACATCATAGATATGGGTTTTAACAAGGAGGCAGCCCGGCAGGCCTTACTGGATAACAACAACAATCTTGAGGTGGCACTCAACAGTCTTCTGTCGGGACCTTCTGGTAGCAGATCCAACTCTGTGGTCACAGACAAGCCTCAGCCCAGAG GCAGAGGAAGGGGACGAGGCCGGTTCAGAAATGATGCTGAGGAGGAGGGTGGAGGAAGGCCCTCTGGACCAAGTACTCTTTTTGACTTCCTGGAATCCAAGATGGGTGTTTTCTCCATTGATG AGCCAAAGAGCCAGGCCCCCCAGAGACATGAAAACAGTAATTGGCATGGCTCAGACTATTACTCCAAAGAAGCCTCTCACAGCAAGTTCTCCGCACATAATGATCACAGGCAAAAAAAGAATGACAGGCCACCCCGCTTCCACAGGGACACAGACTTTCCCAAACCAGGACAGGAGTCCTTCTCGAACTGTAAAACCTTCCAAACGTCATCAGTCCAGCAGTGGAAGGGTCAGGATAGGTCATCACGGGGAACACCAGACAGACAACCGAGTGACAGGAAAGAGACTGATGAACATGTTGCCTCTTGCCTCACACCATCTTTTACTCGTTCCAAAGAAACTCAACAGCAGATGGAATCAGTTGGATCTTTTCCACAGCGGTCAAGaattgatgatgatggtgggaaTATGGCTGGCCCATTTGTCAGTAGAGCCAAGGACAATGCTCCCTCATCTAAACTGGCAAATACATCAGGGAATGACATAATCCCTAACCCTAACCTCAACAACTTCAGAAGAAAGGGGAAAACTGACCGACCTGACTATGTTGTGCGCCAAAAGGATAGTGGGCCACCAAAAGGAGGAAGCTTCCGAACGTCCTGTGATGTTGAAATGTTGCAGGGGTCACAATTCTTGACAGGTGGTCCATTTAATTACCATAATGGAGATGTGGTACCCATCAGAACTGGGCCAATCAAGCCAAACAGTGCACCTTGTCCTAACTATAGGGAACAGCCTCCGAAGCGGAACACTCATAATAACGCCGGACCCAAAAGAAAATCTGGGCTGGGTAAAGGTCAAGGTCCTCGAGGCTCAATGAATAATATGAATGTTGATCAGACATGGAAACCTGGAGATCAATGCCTTGCTCTGTACTGGGAAGACAGTAAG TTCTACCATGCCAGAATAGATGCTGTGCATCCGTCAGGCTCAACAGCTGTGGTcgtgtttagtgattatggcaaCTGCGAAGAGGTCCTCCTCCATAACCTCAAGCCTGTTACTGCTGATATCTTG GAGGAAGATGACGGTTACTATGACAGTTCCCTCGAGTTTCGCCGTGGTGGAGATGGACAGCCGAGGCGCACAAGACCAACGCAAC
- the tdrd3 gene encoding tudor domain-containing protein 3 isoform X2 yields MLRLQMTDGHTTCAGLEFKHLTKISLNTPPGTKIKLLGTVLVKNGFLLLDDSKIANLGGEVEHMVEKWELQRSLAKHNRNNIGAEGGPPPFLAFGQKNEKKDEMDSEALDKRKTLQSIVKISDENDEFAKQRTAAIAEVAKGKEGPRVFGGGGNAGTNLSATASRNRDKHRREDRVDRHDNRQDGSYRELVDERALRDIIDMGFNKEAARQALLDNNNNLEVALNSLLSGPSGSRSNSVVTDKPQPRGRGRGRGRFRNDAEEEGGGRPSGPSTLFDFLESKMGVFSIDEPKSQAPQRHENSNWHGSDYYSKEASHSKFSAHNDHRQKKNDRPPRFHRDTDFPKPGQESFSNCKTFQTSSVQQWKGQDRSSRGTPDRQPSDRKETDEHVASCLTPSFTRSKETQQQMESVGSFPQRSRIDDDGGNMAGPFVSRAKDNAPSSKLANTSGNDIIPNPNLNNFRRKGKTDRPDYVVRQKDSGPPKGGSFRTSCDVEMLQGSQFLTGGPFNYHNGDVVPIRTGPIKPNSAPCPNYREQPPKRNTHNNAGPKRKSGLGKGQGPRGSMNNMNVDQTWKPGDQCLALYWEDSKFYHARIDAVHPSGSTAVVVFSDYGNCEEVLLHNLKPVTADILEEDDGYYDSSLEFRRGGDGQPRRTRPTQQYYQPPRARD; encoded by the exons ATGCTGCGCCTGCAGATGACAGATGGCCATACCACCTGCGCTGGATTGGAGTTTAAACACCTGACCAAAATCAG ccTTAATACTCCCCCTGGAACAAAAATTAAGCTGCTGGGTACAGTCCTGGTTAAAAATGGGTTTTTGCTCCTTGATGACTCGAAAATTGCTAATCTTGGTGGAGAGGTTGAACACATGGTGGAGAAATGGGAGCTGCAACGT AGTCTGGCCAAACACAACAGAAACAACATCGGAGCAGAAGGTGGGCCGCCACCTTTTTTGGCATTTGGCCAG AAGAATGAAAAGAAGGATGAGATGGACAGTGAAGCACTTGACAAGAGAAAAACCCTTCAGAGTATAGTCAAAATTTCCGATGAGAATGACGAGTTTGCAAAGCAGCGGACGGCAGCTATTGCTGAGGTGGCCAAGGGCAAAGAG GGTCCCCGTGTatttggaggaggaggaaatgcAGGAACCAATTTATCCGCCACTGCTTCACGGAACCGTGACAAGCATAGGCGGGAAGACAGGGTTGATAGACATGACAACAGACAAGATGGAAGCTATCGAGAGCTG GTGGATGAGCGTGCCCTAAGAGACATCATAGATATGGGTTTTAACAAGGAGGCAGCCCGGCAGGCCTTACTGGATAACAACAACAATCTTGAGGTGGCACTCAACAGTCTTCTGTCGGGACCTTCTGGTAGCAGATCCAACTCTGTGGTCACAGACAAGCCTCAGCCCAGAG GCAGAGGAAGGGGACGAGGCCGGTTCAGAAATGATGCTGAGGAGGAGGGTGGAGGAAGGCCCTCTGGACCAAGTACTCTTTTTGACTTCCTGGAATCCAAGATGGGTGTTTTCTCCATTGATG AGCCAAAGAGCCAGGCCCCCCAGAGACATGAAAACAGTAATTGGCATGGCTCAGACTATTACTCCAAAGAAGCCTCTCACAGCAAGTTCTCCGCACATAATGATCACAGGCAAAAAAAGAATGACAGGCCACCCCGCTTCCACAGGGACACAGACTTTCCCAAACCAGGACAGGAGTCCTTCTCGAACTGTAAAACCTTCCAAACGTCATCAGTCCAGCAGTGGAAGGGTCAGGATAGGTCATCACGGGGAACACCAGACAGACAACCGAGTGACAGGAAAGAGACTGATGAACATGTTGCCTCTTGCCTCACACCATCTTTTACTCGTTCCAAAGAAACTCAACAGCAGATGGAATCAGTTGGATCTTTTCCACAGCGGTCAAGaattgatgatgatggtgggaaTATGGCTGGCCCATTTGTCAGTAGAGCCAAGGACAATGCTCCCTCATCTAAACTGGCAAATACATCAGGGAATGACATAATCCCTAACCCTAACCTCAACAACTTCAGAAGAAAGGGGAAAACTGACCGACCTGACTATGTTGTGCGCCAAAAGGATAGTGGGCCACCAAAAGGAGGAAGCTTCCGAACGTCCTGTGATGTTGAAATGTTGCAGGGGTCACAATTCTTGACAGGTGGTCCATTTAATTACCATAATGGAGATGTGGTACCCATCAGAACTGGGCCAATCAAGCCAAACAGTGCACCTTGTCCTAACTATAGGGAACAGCCTCCGAAGCGGAACACTCATAATAACGCCGGACCCAAAAGAAAATCTGGGCTGGGTAAAGGTCAAGGTCCTCGAGGCTCAATGAATAATATGAATGTTGATCAGACATGGAAACCTGGAGATCAATGCCTTGCTCTGTACTGGGAAGACAGTAAG TTCTACCATGCCAGAATAGATGCTGTGCATCCGTCAGGCTCAACAGCTGTGGTcgtgtttagtgattatggcaaCTGCGAAGAGGTCCTCCTCCATAACCTCAAGCCTGTTACTGCTGATATCTTG GAGGAAGATGACGGTTACTATGACAGTTCCCTCGAGTTTCGCCGTGGTGGAGATGGACAGCCGAGGCGCACAAGACCAACGCAAC